TCTTCAACTACCTGCAAAACCAATTCGCGAGTAGGAACCATTACCAATACCCGTGGATTTATTTCTTTTGAAAACTTTAAGTCCTGAAGTATGGGCAGCATATAGGCAAAGGTTTTACCCGTTCCCGTCTGCGCAATCCCAACCATATCGGTCCCAGACATTATTACCGAAAACGACTGTGCCTGTATAGGGGTGGGTTTTTCAAAACCAAGATCTGCAATGGCATACTGCAGTTGTTTGGAAATGTTAAGCTCATTGAATGATTCCATGGCGGACTGTTTGGTGCAAATATAATGCTTTGTAAATTGGGGGTTCGTTAAATGGGAATTTGTTGATTAAGAACTTGAATATTCATAAAAAACTGCAAATTTTACCCTGGAATCCGCAAACTTAATCTTCTGGTGGATGCCCGTGAATCTCCTCAAATACTGTATCAAAATTATCACGTAGATAAGTGCGCAGTTTTAGGCGGTAATCATCTTTTAACCAACTTATAAAGTTATGTGTACTCTTGCTAATACACTGAGAGTACTTCTCAATACGGTGGTCGATATCGTCACCCAACATTTTTGCAAGTCCGAGGGCATCGTAAACGTCTTCGCTGTTTTCGATGCAAATATAGGCGTGCTGTGCAATGGAGCGTTCCAGCACAACTTTACTCGATTCACCTTTAAAAGTAGCTTCTTGATAGGTTTCCTTAATATCAAAATAAACCTCTTTACTATTTGCAAATTCTGCACGAAGCTCATCGGGCATTTCGTACCTAAAATGGCTTTCCAGTTCCTCATCGCTCAGCAAACGGTCCATGTAATAATCGGGAGAGCGGAAGATTGCCTGCCAATCCAGAGGCGCTTCCCAAGGTCCAAAACGCTGGTAGTTGTTACCCAGATCGATCACGGAAAACTTCGACTTGTTGTTCAAAATACGTGAACCCCGGCCAATCATTTGGAAATATAACGTCAATGAACGGGTCGCCCTATTTAGAATAATGGTATCAATAGTAGGCTCATCAAAACCTGTAGTCAAAATACTCACTGAAGTCAATATAGCATCTGGCGTTTCATGAAACCATTTTAAAATTTGCTTTCGTTGCTTTTTGGTAGCGGTATTATCCAAGTGCATAATGGGCAAACCTTCCGCTTTTAAATGGTAATACACCTGAATGGAAGTATTGATCCCGTTGTTAAAAATTAAGGTCTTTTTTCCTTTTGAATGGTTTAAATAAGCCTGATATAGCTGATCCAGCATACCCACTGCAGAGTATAAGTCATCCGAAGATTTAACGGTATAATCACCATTGGAGCCAATTTCAAGGGAAGTGAGCCCCATATTGTATTGAAAAACTTCAACTTCGGCCAAAAACTCGTTCTCAATTAAAGATTGAATGCTTTCGCCAACAATGAGTTCGTCATAATTATCCTTCATTGGTAGATTGCGATTGGAACTCAAAGGAGTTGCCGTAACACCAAGTATAAACGATTTTTCAAAAAATTTAAAAAGCTTCGTAAACGAATTGTAATGCGCTTCATCAATAATTACCAGACCAATATCTGATATGTCAAGTTTGTTATCATTCAAACGGTTGTTTAGGGTTTCCACCATTGCAACAAAGCAGCTGTACTTTTCTTGATCATCCAAGTTTGCGGTGCTGTTAACCACTTTGTTTACGACGCCAAAGCTGGTGAGCATTTCCGAAGTCTGCTTGCAAAGTTCCACACGGTGGGTCATCACAAGTACTTTTTTGTTGTGGTTTTTTAAATATTGACGGACAATTTCCGAAAAGATAACCGTTTTTCCGCCACCTGTGGGTAATTGGTAAAGCAAATGATAATCATCTGGCGCGGTCTCAAACTTTTCAAATATCTTGTCTATAGCTCCCTTTTGGTAGCTATATAGCTCTTTGTCTGTTTTTTTTTCTTGAATCGCGTCTTTGGTCTCAGTCATAAAAATCCTCATTTTGCAGGATTGCAAAATTACATCCTTTTATAGGTTTTAAAAGAAGAAATGCCAGATTTATTACGAACGAATTTTCTGATGTTCTATTCCGACTTTGTCTTTAAGTAAAGTTGCTCCACTTTTTCGCGCGCCCAAGGCGTTTTCCGAAGAAACTTTGGGCTCGATTTAATAGACGGATTGCTATTAAAGGAATTCATCTTTATCTTTTCACCCAAAACCTCCCAACCATAATATTCCACAAGGTATTCAAGAATATCCGCCAGTTTAATTCCGTGCAAGGGGTTATTGGGTTGTTGGTTATCCATAGTCTATTTTTTACCAATCAATCGGCCTGTAATCTTTTAAAAACTTTCCGCTCCAGTGTTTTCCAGTGTTTATACCATCAATCAAGGGATCCATAACACGGGCGGCACCATCAACAATATCAAGCGGTGGCTGAAAATCGTGCAGTTCGATTTTTCGCTGTGCAAGTTCTACCGGATCTTCATCTGTCACCCAGCCAGTATCTACGGCATTAATGTAAATACCTTCCTTGGCAAGACTGCCCGCAGCGGTATGGGTAAGCATATTGAGCGCCGCCTTTGCCATATTGGTGTGCGGGTGGCGGTCTTCCTTAAAAAACCGATGGAATTTTCCTTCCATTGCCGAAACGTTTATAATGTGCTTTTTACCTGTGTTTTCCTTCTTCATAATCTCTCCCAAACGGTTGCAAAGCACAAAAGGTGCTATTGAGTTTACCAATTGAACCTCAATCATTTCAGTAGTTTCAATTTCACCAAGCCTTAAACGCCAACTATTTGTTTTTCTTAAGTCAACTTGTTGCAGATCGGCATCCAATTTGCCTTCGGGAAAAACTTCTTTTGCACTCAAGGATTTGTCAAAACTATACGGAATCTGCGAAAGTTTTGCCGATGCGCGAATACCGATACCCGGTTCTGCACCATGCCAAGTTACGGGTAAATTTTTATTTGAATTTTTCACCATCTCTGTACTGATGGTTTTTAATTCGTACAAACAATTGATGTGATCTTTGAGCAAATCTTTCACAAATTGCGGATGTTCCTCAAAAGGCATCTCTTCCCGACCCATTAAATGTTGGTAGAAACCTGCTGGCCTGCGTACGGTTTGTGCGGCATTATTAATAAGTATGTCTAGATTTTCATATTTCTGCTCAATATAATTACAGAAAATTTCTACGCTTGGAATATGCCGAAGGTCCAAACCGTGAATCTTCAAACGGTCTGCCCATTGGTGGAAATCTTCTTCCTGTGCAAAACGATAGGCAGAATCCGCCGGAAATCGTGTTGTGGCTATAACGGTAGCTCCTGCTCTAAGAAGCATTAACGAAATATGGTAACCTATTTTTAAGCGGGAACCGGTGACTACCGCTACTTGTCCAGTTAAATCGGCTGTTTGGAAACGTTTTGCGTAATTGAAATCGCCACACTCTGTACACATAGTATCGTAAAAGTGATGTAGTTTGGAATAGAGGGTTTTACAGACATAGCAATTTCGCGGGGTTTCAAGCTCAAGTTCTTTTTTGGAAATCAAATCTGCTGCCCGCAAGAGTTTTGGGGCAACAAAAACAACATTTTCGCGAGCACTTCGTATTCCAGTTTCTTTTCGGGCGGTTCGGTCTTTATTGGCTTGCTTGCGTTTTTCAGCTTTTTTGGCATCTTTCTTTCTTCGTGAAAACTCATCGCGATTGGGCCGTGAAAGTTGACCGGATGCTTTTATTAGAGCGGTGCGCTGTTCTTTTGGGATCTCAAAAATTTGGTCCGTATTGCTGTTTAAATATTCAAGAACAGCAATACATTTTGCTATATCTTTAGTATTTATTTCTTGCTTAATTGAATTTCCGCCATCGGAGTTGTTCAAATAATCCATTTCTTCCTTTAAGAAAGTCTCTGGCATATATAAATTTTTCGCCAAATATACTCACAGTTTGATTGTGCAAAACAATTTATTTCAAATAGTGATTACAAAATGCCATTAGTTTACCAAATCGTTTTGAACATTGGCGGGAACCGGTTTATAGGATGAAAACGAAGATTTAAAAGTTGCCCTGCCCTGCGTCAATGATCGCAAATCGGTTGAAAAACCATATAGCTCGGCTTCGGGAGTCAGGCTTTTCAAAATTTGATAATTGTTGTTACTCTCTACACCCAGTATCATGGAGCGTCGTGCTTGTAAATCGGTCATGACACTTCCAACCATGTCTTCGGGTACTTTTACTGTGAGTTCCATTACGGGTTCCAAAAGCTTGGGATTGGCATTTAGAAAAGCTTCCTTGAAAGCATGTGCGCCTGCAATTTTAAAGGAAATGTCATTGGAGTCCACAGAGTGCATTTTTCCGTCATAAACCATTACGCGTACATCACGAATGTACGAACCCGTTAACGGCCCTTCTTCCATTACTTCCAAAACTCCCTTCATTATTGAGGGCAAATACCGTAGGTCTATAACTCCGCCCACAATGCAGTTATAAAAAACCAATTTTCCGCCCCAAGACAGATCCATTTCTTCTTTACCGCGAATGATAAACCCTTGCGGCTCCTCCATATTCTCATTCCAAGGCTCAATTTTTAAGTGAACTTCCGCAAACTGCCCCGAACCGCCCGACTGCTTTTTGTGCCTGTAATTTGACGTTGAAGAACGTTGAATGGTTTCACGGAATGCTATTTTAGGTTTTTCAAAACGTGCCTCTACACCATAGATATTTTTAAGCGTCCAATCTATGGTGGCAAGATGAAGGTCGCCTTGGCAGGAAAGAATAAGTTGTTTTGACTCTGCAGAAAAAGATATCTTGACCGTGGGATCTTGGCTGTGTATTTTTTTTAAAGACTCGCTCAGTTTTTCCTCGTCTTTTGTATTCACGGCAAAGACCGCTTTTTTTATTCTTGATGGTGGAAATTTTATGGGCTTGATGCTGAGCACATGATTTGGGGCCGCCAAAGTATCATTGGTCTCTGTGAATTTAAGTTTTAGGGTTGCGCCAATATCCCCAACGGTAAGTTTGTTTACGGGCTGTCTTTCTTTTCCATCCATGATGAACAGTTGGTTTATTGTCTCTGTTTCGTTATTTCTGGAATTGGATAGCTTATCATTCAAGCGCACTTCACCGCTCATCACTTTAAAGAAGGTAATTTGTCCCAGATTTGGTTGATAGACAGTTTTAAAGACGAAAAGGGCCGTGGGGCTTTCCTTTGTTGCCTTTACGGCTTTTCCATCTACGCTTTGTTCGGGCTTTAAATCTGCCGCTGCGGGCGCTACATTGTCAATAAAGCCCATCAATCTTCCTGAGCCCATATCATTCAAAGCTGAAACACAAAATACTGGGAACAGTTCGTGGTTTATCATTCCGGCTTTTATGCCTTGGCGCATTTCATCTTCATTCAAAGTGCCTTTTTCCAAAAAAAGCTCCAGTAAAGTTTCATCATTTTCTGCAGCTTTTTCTATTAATTCATTATTTAATTCCTTGGCCCATTCCTTTTGGCCATCAGGAATTTCCAGTTTCGCGGGCTTTCCTCCCTCGGGCCCAAACTTGTACATTTTCATCTTAAGTACATCCACAATGCACTGTGCGCCATCTACAACTAAAGGATACTGAATTTGCAAGGCATTATTGCCCACCAAGTTTTTTATGCTCTTAAAACTTTCGTCAAACTTCGAATTGATATGATCTATCTGGTTAATCACAAATAAAGTTGGTTTGTGGAATTTATCTATATAATTCCAAATAATTTCAGTTCCCACTTCCACACCTTGCTGTGCATTTAAAACGGTAACAATAGTATCTGCAACACGGATAGAGGAAATAATTTCACCAATGAAATCATCCAAACCGGGAGTGTCTATAATGTTTATTTTGTAATTGCGCCATTCAGTGTGCAGTGGGGTGGCAAAGACGGAGTTGCCCCGCTCGTGCTCAATGTCATGATAATCAGACACTGTATTTTTATTTTCAACTGTGCCACGGCGGTTAATAAGGCCTGCTTCAAAAAGCATGGTTTCTGCAAGTGTAGTTTTACCGCTGTTGTGGGCGCCTACGAATACTACATTTTTAATGTGTTTGTCGTCATATATTTTCATCTGTGTAAATATTATTGGTTAGTTTGTTTTCAGATGTGATGCGCCAAACACTTGTGAACAGGTTTGGACTTACTTATCTCTTAATAATCATAGAGTTATTGTAGTTTTTTTTTTGATTCTTAAATTTAAGAAATTAATTCTAAAAATCTTTCAGATTTGTATTTTTCATTTATGAGATTTAAAACCTATTTTAAGAAATCTTTGGTCACTCGTTTTTAAAAAAATCTTTTTGCCCATAAAATATTGTGAAGGCTTTAAAAAAATAATTGCCTTAGTATTAAATATTTATTAAAGTCAAGCTGTAATTATGATTGAGTCTCTTAAAGCCGTATCTTCACATAAATTAATAAAAAAACAACATGAACAATAAAGGAAAAGGATTATTAGCACTGCTTGGAGTAGCAGCCGGCGCTTTTGCATTTTGGAAATACAAAACTATGTCGCCCGAAGAGAAACAAAGATTGAAAGACAAAGCCAATGAAACTGGCAGAAAAATAAAAGAGAAAGCTGGCGAAGTGGAAGAAACAATTTCAGAAAAATACGAACAGCTTACTAATTCTGCAAGAAAAGAGGCAAATGATCTTAAAAGAAAAGCAAATGATTTGACAAATTAAGAGGCATTACTAATTAGTCTAATAAAAAAATCCCGCAAATTGCGGGATTTTTTTATTCGATTGAATTATATCACTTTTTTGTGACTTTTACGGCATTCATTCCACGCTGCCCTTTTTCAAGTTCAAAAGAGACGCTGTCATTTTCCGATATTTCATCTATAATTCCGCTTACGTGCGTAAAGTATTTTTCATTGTTTTCGTCATCAATGATAAACCCGAAGCCTTTGGAAGAATCATAAAATGATACTTTTCCCTGTCTAACGGGATCAAAAGCCTCCCGCTCACCTTCTTCTTTAGGTGGAATGCCCAGTACAATATCTTCCGCGTCAATTTCTGGTTTGAGGGATGGATCTGGCGGAGTATCGGTCAGGTTTCCGTTGTGATCAACATAAACAAAGTCAATTCCCGGAGTTTTATCAGCTTTTCGGGCTTCTTTTTTCTTTTGTTTTTCTTCTCGTTTTTTCAGCTTTGCTTTTTCTTTTTCTTTCTTACTGTATGTTTGTTGCGATTTCGCCATTTTTCATTTTTTTTTATAAAAAAAGCCATCCACGATTAGCAGATGACTTTATAAGTATTTATATGTTAGTGTTTTTTTTATTTGTTTACCTAATTGGATTTAAATTATTCATCCGATTTTTTCAAAGATACAGAAAATTAAATTGTTAAAATCACAAAAAGGGTTAAAGTATTAACAGGTAAAAAATCTACTGTTTTAACGAAAATTATTTCAACTTTTCCGAATACATTTTTCTAAGCTTTGCAAGTTTCGGTGAAATGACTGCCGTACAGTATCCCTGTGATTGGTTTTTAGCATAATAATCTTGGTGGTAATCTTCCGCTGGATGGAATTTTCCCAACGGACTCAACTCTGTAACAATAGAATTTTCATAATGGGACGCCATTTCCTTTAAAACTATTTCAGCTACCTCTTTTTGCTTTTCATTGTGATAGAAAATTACCGATCGATACTGCGTACCCCTATCTGCACCTTGTCTATTCAAAGTTGTGGGATCGTGGCTGGTCATGAAAATAATGAGCAATTCTTCAAAAGTAATTACCGATGAATCAAAAGTTAGCTGAATTACTTCGGCATGGCCCGTAAGACCGCTGCATATTTCTCGATAGGTAGGTATTCCCGGCACGTTTCCGCCAGAATAGCCCGAAACTACTTTCTCTACTCCTTTTATTTGATTGAAAATTGCTTCGGTGCACCAAAAGCATCCGCCGCCAACCGTCATTTGGTGTAAATTTTTGTCTGCCATGCTGTAATTTTATTACTTTTCCAAAGATAATTAATGCGGTATGCCATGTGCCTAAAGTATTGTTAAACCTGCTAGACTATTTTGAGGAAATTTATTCTTACGTTTTATAATGAAATTTATATCTTAGAAAAAAATTATAAAACAACCTTCCATGATTAAAAAATTATTATTTGTACTGCTTATTCTAAGCTGCTCATCACTTTTGTCACAAGAAAGACCTATTGAAATTGTGGAAGGCACAAAGGGAAACCGCTTGTTTCTCTATGCCTTGAACAAAAACGAAAAAGATCTGGATATTATAATTACAGTTGAAGGAACTAATTTTCGCCAAAGTAAAAGTGTACCACGCCCCGTCCGGGTTCCAGCTGCATCAAAGGTTTTGCTTACCAATCTAATGGTTGAAAGAGGTAAAAAAGCAAATTATACATATAAGTTGGATGTAAGTGATAGCCTTTCACGCCGCGCTTTGCGCAGGGAATTTGAGGCCATAAAAATTGATCCGAAAAAGAAAGTAATCGTTTATATTCCTGAAACTTGTACCAGTTGCGATTCCTTGGTTGCCAAGCTTGATAAAAGCCCTTATTTATATACCTCATACAGCTTTTCAGAAAAGCCTGAACTGAAAAAACAGTTGGCTCCAGCCTTTGCAAATTCAACCGTAAAAATTGATTCTGTCGTTTCACCCATTGTAAGTTTGGGGGGCGTACTGCACGTGAAAATTGAGGATTACGAGCAATTATTGGAAGAGTTAAACAAATAATTTTAGAAAGGATATCCAATTCCAAAATTAAAGACCGTTTCATTTACATCAAAATTGAAACCTTCTTCGGTGGAGGGATCGTGGAATGGCGCAGCAAAATCAAAGCGAATTACAAAACCCTGCACGTCAACCCGAAGTCCTACTCCAGCCCCCATTCCCAGTTCATTTATAAAATTGGATGTGAATTTATCTGCACCATGGTAAACTGGGTTTGCTTTGGAATTCCAGATATTTCCGGCATCGGCAAAGACAGCACCTTTTAAATATGAAATTATAGGAAACCTGTACTCAATATTGGCTTCTAGCCTAATATTTCCGGTTTGGTCAAAATAGTTATTCTCTGGATTCTCCGCATCGTTATAAGTTCCTGGCCCTAATGAGCGTATTCTGAAGGCCCTAACACTATACGGCCCTCCTGAATAATATTGTTTAACATAAGGGATAATATCACTATTACCATACGCATATCCATAGCCGCCAAAGAGTCGGGTTGCGATAACTTGTTCTTTTCCAAAGTTGAAATGATATCTGAAATCTGCATCAAACTTGGCAAATTGCGCATACTCCAATCCCAAAAATTCCTTCTTCCCCATTTCGTTTTCCTTTCCGAATAGGCTGATGCTATTTCCGGCCACATCAACCGTAGCGTTCAGAAAAAATTGGTTCTTTTTGGCGGTATCTACCATGCCATTATAAGTAAAAGAATAGTTTAGCCCAGAAATAAATTGCTGGTCGAAGCTTCTTTTCAGAAAAGGATTTTCATCCAAAATTTCCTCAAATTCAGGACTTGTATTCGAAGGTTTTGTATAATTGATGGAAATGGGAATAATCTCATGGGTAACGTATTTGTTTGCCTGCCATATATACCCAAACTGAGCCGTGCCCGAAAGTAGAGTGTATAATTTTGTTCTGCTGAGATAATCTACCCCCACACTGGTTTTTGTCTTCGGAATAGCATATTCAAAGAAATCTGTATCAATTTTAATGGGGAAAATAACCCTTGGAAAAATAAGCTCAGATTTCAATCCAAGATTGATACTCGTGTTTCCACTATTGCTTCCACTGCCAAGTTGTACCTCATATCCAAAACTTGCCGTGGTATTTAAAGTTTCACCCCCATTGAATAGATTTCTATTGCTGTAAGTTACGGCCAATCCTGGGCCGGCAAAGCTGTTGGATTTTGTAACGGCCTGTAATTCTGCACGGATTGCGCGTTTGTTTAAAGGTGAAAGAAAAATATTCGCTTCCAAAATTCCCAAACTATCGGTTAGTGAAGAGTCTTTCTCTTTGTACTGAATGTTTACAAATTTATAAGCTCCAATCGTGGCGAGCCGCCTAGAGGTATTTCGGGAGTCTTCGGGACTGTAAAACTGTCCTTCCTCTAAAGTAATGAAAGGATCTAAATATTTGGGATTAAAAAAATCTGCGCTGTTTATAAAGTTTTTTTCGTTAAATCGGGTAACCTCAGTAGTTGTTGTGTCTTGGCTGTTGTAGTTTGCGTAAACGTTTATTTTTGAAATTTTATACGGAACAATTGCTTTATTGGGCACTTCCTTTTTCAATCGAAGATACAAATCGAACTTTTTTCTATCATACTGATTGGTATCTGCTTCAAAAATTAGAAAATTAGCATTAAAGTTATAGTAACCATTGTGTTTTAAATCGTTATCTATTCGCTCCCGTTCCAATTTCATGTTGGAAAGATCGAAGCGCATTCCTTTGCTTAATTTTGTCTTGCCCACACTCTGTTTTATTTCGGAATAAATTGGCCGGGGCAATGAATCCAATTGATAACTGGCAATGGTATATGGAGTTGGGGCCTTCACTGTGTAATTTATGGAAGCCTCCATTTCTTTTTCCTCAAATTCAGAACTTATTTGGCTATAAAAGAACCCTCTATTCTCCATTCTATTCCGTAGTATTTCCTCTACCTCAAAAGGTTTAACGTCACTTTGGTACACGGGCTCTTCGCCTATTCTCTTATAAAAAAAACGATTTATAAATCCTGGATTTTGCTGTTGCATTTTATAGTAGAAATGAAGACCGGGACGCATTCCCAGAAATTTACTGTTAGGTTCGGGACGCAATGCTTCTTCTAAAACGGTCTCAAGATTTTCTTTGTTATCTATTACCGAATCAGATTTAATTTCCACTGAAGCACCTGTATACAATCGCTCATCTTCCGGAATAAACTTTTTCACAGCACAAGACTGCAATAGTAGAAATACCGTTAAAAAAATAACTGTTATTTTATGATTTTCCGTCACAGGAAGTGTTTGTTTTTAATTAGTTATACTTTCAAAAAGACATTTATTATTTGTTTTCCACACGAGTTGATTCTTCAGGGTTTTGGGAACTGTCTTTATCTTTTTGTTTATTTTCTGCTGCTTCTTTCTTTTTTTGTTCTTCAGCTTCCTTTCTTCTAGCCTTTTCCTTTTTGGTTTCCCCTCGAAGCAGTGCTTGCCAGAATTCATCAAATTTGTTGAATTCTTGAGTGAAGATCAATGCTATTCCGCTCACTATTGTCTGCCCGTCCACAATATTTTCAAATTCATTCTTTCTGAAACCTTTTAATCTGTAACGTCCGTTTTCGGTCAGCAAATATTCCAAGGTTACATTACCAATCAGCGGTGCTGGCTCATTGGTGGAGCCGCTGCCTTGAATATCCACTGCACTGCCCACACGCACTATTAATCTGTCGTTGAAAAGCTTCTTTTGTGCGGCTATGTCCAATTGTGTTCTTTGCTC
The Aequorivita iocasae genome window above contains:
- a CDS encoding DEAD/DEAH box helicase; this translates as MTETKDAIQEKKTDKELYSYQKGAIDKIFEKFETAPDDYHLLYQLPTGGGKTVIFSEIVRQYLKNHNKKVLVMTHRVELCKQTSEMLTSFGVVNKVVNSTANLDDQEKYSCFVAMVETLNNRLNDNKLDISDIGLVIIDEAHYNSFTKLFKFFEKSFILGVTATPLSSNRNLPMKDNYDELIVGESIQSLIENEFLAEVEVFQYNMGLTSLEIGSNGDYTVKSSDDLYSAVGMLDQLYQAYLNHSKGKKTLIFNNGINTSIQVYYHLKAEGLPIMHLDNTATKKQRKQILKWFHETPDAILTSVSILTTGFDEPTIDTIILNRATRSLTLYFQMIGRGSRILNNKSKFSVIDLGNNYQRFGPWEAPLDWQAIFRSPDYYMDRLLSDEELESHFRYEMPDELRAEFANSKEVYFDIKETYQEATFKGESSKVVLERSIAQHAYICIENSEDVYDALGLAKMLGDDIDHRIEKYSQCISKSTHNFISWLKDDYRLKLRTYLRDNFDTVFEEIHGHPPED
- a CDS encoding VF530 family protein, translating into MDNQQPNNPLHGIKLADILEYLVEYYGWEVLGEKIKMNSFNSNPSIKSSPKFLRKTPWAREKVEQLYLKTKSE
- a CDS encoding SDR family NAD(P)-dependent oxidoreductase; amino-acid sequence: MPETFLKEEMDYLNNSDGGNSIKQEINTKDIAKCIAVLEYLNSNTDQIFEIPKEQRTALIKASGQLSRPNRDEFSRRKKDAKKAEKRKQANKDRTARKETGIRSARENVVFVAPKLLRAADLISKKELELETPRNCYVCKTLYSKLHHFYDTMCTECGDFNYAKRFQTADLTGQVAVVTGSRLKIGYHISLMLLRAGATVIATTRFPADSAYRFAQEEDFHQWADRLKIHGLDLRHIPSVEIFCNYIEQKYENLDILINNAAQTVRRPAGFYQHLMGREEMPFEEHPQFVKDLLKDHINCLYELKTISTEMVKNSNKNLPVTWHGAEPGIGIRASAKLSQIPYSFDKSLSAKEVFPEGKLDADLQQVDLRKTNSWRLRLGEIETTEMIEVQLVNSIAPFVLCNRLGEIMKKENTGKKHIINVSAMEGKFHRFFKEDRHPHTNMAKAALNMLTHTAAGSLAKEGIYINAVDTGWVTDEDPVELAQRKIELHDFQPPLDIVDGAARVMDPLIDGINTGKHWSGKFLKDYRPIDW
- a CDS encoding elongation factor G; translation: MKIYDDKHIKNVVFVGAHNSGKTTLAETMLFEAGLINRRGTVENKNTVSDYHDIEHERGNSVFATPLHTEWRNYKINIIDTPGLDDFIGEIISSIRVADTIVTVLNAQQGVEVGTEIIWNYIDKFHKPTLFVINQIDHINSKFDESFKSIKNLVGNNALQIQYPLVVDGAQCIVDVLKMKMYKFGPEGGKPAKLEIPDGQKEWAKELNNELIEKAAENDETLLELFLEKGTLNEDEMRQGIKAGMINHELFPVFCVSALNDMGSGRLMGFIDNVAPAAADLKPEQSVDGKAVKATKESPTALFVFKTVYQPNLGQITFFKVMSGEVRLNDKLSNSRNNETETINQLFIMDGKERQPVNKLTVGDIGATLKLKFTETNDTLAAPNHVLSIKPIKFPPSRIKKAVFAVNTKDEEKLSESLKKIHSQDPTVKISFSAESKQLILSCQGDLHLATIDWTLKNIYGVEARFEKPKIAFRETIQRSSTSNYRHKKQSGGSGQFAEVHLKIEPWNENMEEPQGFIIRGKEEMDLSWGGKLVFYNCIVGGVIDLRYLPSIMKGVLEVMEEGPLTGSYIRDVRVMVYDGKMHSVDSNDISFKIAGAHAFKEAFLNANPKLLEPVMELTVKVPEDMVGSVMTDLQARRSMILGVESNNNYQILKSLTPEAELYGFSTDLRSLTQGRATFKSSFSSYKPVPANVQNDLVN
- a CDS encoding YtxH domain-containing protein, with amino-acid sequence MNNKGKGLLALLGVAAGAFAFWKYKTMSPEEKQRLKDKANETGRKIKEKAGEVEETISEKYEQLTNSARKEANDLKRKANDLTN
- a CDS encoding cold-shock protein; protein product: MAKSQQTYSKKEKEKAKLKKREEKQKKKEARKADKTPGIDFVYVDHNGNLTDTPPDPSLKPEIDAEDIVLGIPPKEEGEREAFDPVRQGKVSFYDSSKGFGFIIDDENNEKYFTHVSGIIDEISENDSVSFELEKGQRGMNAVKVTKK
- the msrA gene encoding peptide-methionine (S)-S-oxide reductase MsrA, encoding MADKNLHQMTVGGGCFWCTEAIFNQIKGVEKVVSGYSGGNVPGIPTYREICSGLTGHAEVIQLTFDSSVITFEELLIIFMTSHDPTTLNRQGADRGTQYRSVIFYHNEKQKEVAEIVLKEMASHYENSIVTELSPLGKFHPAEDYHQDYYAKNQSQGYCTAVISPKLAKLRKMYSEKLK
- the tamL gene encoding translocation and assembly module lipoprotein TamL, with translation MTENHKITVIFLTVFLLLQSCAVKKFIPEDERLYTGASVEIKSDSVIDNKENLETVLEEALRPEPNSKFLGMRPGLHFYYKMQQQNPGFINRFFYKRIGEEPVYQSDVKPFEVEEILRNRMENRGFFYSQISSEFEEKEMEASINYTVKAPTPYTIASYQLDSLPRPIYSEIKQSVGKTKLSKGMRFDLSNMKLERERIDNDLKHNGYYNFNANFLIFEADTNQYDRKKFDLYLRLKKEVPNKAIVPYKISKINVYANYNSQDTTTTEVTRFNEKNFINSADFFNPKYLDPFITLEEGQFYSPEDSRNTSRRLATIGAYKFVNIQYKEKDSSLTDSLGILEANIFLSPLNKRAIRAELQAVTKSNSFAGPGLAVTYSNRNLFNGGETLNTTASFGYEVQLGSGSNSGNTSINLGLKSELIFPRVIFPIKIDTDFFEYAIPKTKTSVGVDYLSRTKLYTLLSGTAQFGYIWQANKYVTHEIIPISINYTKPSNTSPEFEEILDENPFLKRSFDQQFISGLNYSFTYNGMVDTAKKNQFFLNATVDVAGNSISLFGKENEMGKKEFLGLEYAQFAKFDADFRYHFNFGKEQVIATRLFGGYGYAYGNSDIIPYVKQYYSGGPYSVRAFRIRSLGPGTYNDAENPENNYFDQTGNIRLEANIEYRFPIISYLKGAVFADAGNIWNSKANPVYHGADKFTSNFINELGMGAGVGLRVDVQGFVIRFDFAAPFHDPSTEEGFNFDVNETVFNFGIGYPF